The sequence atgatgaataaaatacttcttaccattaatgccacttcttgaaaaggtgcggtagaaaacagatggatggattaaaatgtatgagaatgttttatattttgaacatcatttttaactgtgattaccagcggaattattcatcgcTTATcattttaagcaatgtcagctaaggtttatctgagagccagatgcagtcatcaaaagagccacatctggctcaagagccataggttccctactcctgacaTAAGCCATTCTGTGTACGCACAGGGTTGTCTGGGCAAAGACGTTATGTCCGTGCTGTGGACGTACTTTAATGTATCCGAGATATACCCGCGGACAGCAATCTGCAAAATTCAAGATGACCGTTGCGGCTTTTAAGGAGAGGAAGGCTACCAGCAGCTCCAAGCAAGTGTGCCATCCAGCTGGCTGCAGTACTCGCTTTTTGTCGCGATCATGGAGCGACAGAAGTAAAGAGTCTCTAAACAACAGTACAGTCTACAATAAAACCAGAAATAGATGTTGgatttgtacattgtacatttagCAGcagcaattaaaaaataaagcaaaatgtTATCTAAGAGAAAATATATGTAAACAATTTAattaacagatttgttttaaatgtttgtatAATTTGTTTGCCTTTGTAAAGAAATTATAAGCATTTTAGCAAATTAAATGAGGACGTCATATTGACCACACCCCCACCGCCACAGATATCTTTACATTACAGGGGAAACACTGCACACTTTAGGAGATACTATAGCTAACTTTTAACCGCAAGCTTGCGCAACCCCGCTCCCCCACCCCTCcttcccccatctcccgaatttggaggtctcaaggttggcaagtatgccaatcAAAACTCTTTAATGGTGTACGTTGAAAGAGGTGTGGGGGTCAGTTATGAACGAGAGCCATTTGGAGGATTTTCCTTGCGAGATAAGGAACCAGAATATGTGGATTTAACATGTTCCACATGGTAATATTTTTTCACCTGGGAGAAAGTGAACAGGACAAATGGCATTTTTATTGCTATATTGCCATCAGCAGTCAAGTCATCGATCGGGACATCGACACAACTGTAAGTCAAATCTATTTATTTGCTGTTATTGGTATTGTGCCAAAAACCTATTCTATGCCAAAAATGTAGTCACGCCACGTGAGGCGTACCccttttacaggcttttttggtcCACAACTGATTACTACATGAAATACAATCATTTGTGGTTATGTTATAAGGATATGTGTTTGAAATCATTTAAGTCTTTATCGTGTCCGAAAAATGACAAGAGTTAGCCATTTCTTTGGCGTTAATGAGCTTGTCAATGGCTATTACTGATCTGATGTTGTTGTGCtaaaacctctttcttgtttAGTATACCTACATACAATAACTGCTCTTTGTTCATGCACATAAGTATTAAtcaagtgtttggatgtattcattcAAAAGAGTTACATATATGATAATGAAGTACATACTGCACTGTTTACGTGTTCAAGTAGCCTTTTAAAAAGCTGAAATCAACCCCAACCAACATCTTAGCcattcaaagtaatattttgatattgacatgtCATCTGTCAATATCAATGTCCTAAGGTTATTCTAGTGTTGTATGCACAGATgacgtgtcaatatcaaaattactttaaatgcctTTTTGACAACCAAGAATACATTGATTTAAcgaatacatccaaacactgtATTAGTATGTATTATGTGCATGAACAAACAACAGTTTGTGTGCCGTTTTTAAACAAGAGGTTTTAGCACATCATCGGCCCCACAACAGTCCTTTCAAATTAATACCATAGAAATGGCCAACTTTTAACATTTTTTGAATATGAGAAAGGTTTGAATAATTTCAAACACATATCTTTATGATAACCACGAATATAAAGCGTTTTTTACACGTTATCAGTTGTGGACAGACAAAGTTCCGGCATTGCAGCTTTAACAAGAGTGCACGCAGAGGGAATCCATTGAATAAATATTGTGGCCCGCTAGATCAGGTAAAAAAACATGTGAGAGTCTCACATATTTGcaacagattcctaaaaacactaaagTGCTGTCACAGAAGTGATCTTTGACTATCTTTTTTGCAGAAGTctctttaaaacagcagagttctcCTATAACCTCTAACAAAATAAATGGGCCAACATCAAATGACTACTgaagaggacgctggttctcaggaataTGCAAAACAAGACTaacagtgaagggagaagtctggCACCCCAGTCCTCAGCTACAATTTAGTTAAATATACCTGCCTTATGGTAAATGGAGTGTACTACTTGGTTGCAAGCAGTAAAGGTTGATTCAATCTCAActacttttacttttttttcctgtaacaaaagaaaaacaaacatttaaaaaaaaaaaacacttaatgccGTATATTTGCATTTATCTTTACTtaccattgtattttttttcctggtcTATTTTAGGAGATGTTACCACACAAGTTTCCCTTCAGCCTGCTCTCAAGTTCAATGGCGGAGGTCACATTAACCACACTATCTTCTGGACGAACCTCTCTCCCAATGGTGGGGGTGAGCCACAAGGTAACCCATCCTCCAATTGTCTCATTACGGATCGAAGGTGTTACCTCCCAATATTTCCTTaagtcactgtgtgtgtgtgtgtgtgtgtgtgtgcgcgcgtgtgtgtgtgtgtgctctttaTAGGGGAGCTGATGGAGGCCATCAAGAGGGACTTTGGCTCCTTCCAGAACATGAAGGAGAGAATGTCCGCTGCCACGGTGGCGGTGCAAGGCTCGGGCTGGGGGTGGCTGGGCTTTGACAAGCAGAGCGGAAGACTTGGCATCGCGGCCTGTGCCAACCAGGATCCTCTACAGGGGACCACAGGTCAGTTGTCGCtctagatcaggggccacatggaggaaaatgtatTCCCAAGTAGGACAGGCTGCTAAAATCATGGccaaataacttaaaaatacagacAACTTGAGATTGTTCTTGTTTACTTTTgccaaaaatagaacaggcaCATTTTGGAAATATACATATTGCAATTAATTTTATTGACCAAAAATTTAAAGTGTTTTCCGGACATagagcgcactgccgatgaatggtctaattatgatcttttttcatacattaggcgcaccggattataaggcgcattaaaggagtccatccatccatccatttcctaccgcttattcccctttgggattgcagggggcgctgatgcctatctcagctacaattgggcggaaggcagggtacaccctggaccagccgccacctcatcctagggcatgggtagggaacctatggctctcgagccagatgtggctcttttgatgactgcatctggctctccgataaatcctaactgacattgcttaacacgactattaataattccgctggtaatcacagtgttaaaaaataacgttctaaatataaaacattctcatgcattttctaccgcacctgttcaaggagtcacattaatggtaagaagtattttaattattattggttagcttcagaagaacaatgtcatttaaaacaacaagatacttatactctaaaaatgttggtcttacttaaaaatgcacgcatttagttgtattcagtgttaaaaaatattatgtggctctcacggaaatacatttgaaaatatttggcttccatggctctctcagccaaaaaggttcccgacccctgtcctagggcATTAAAggagacatattttttttttttcttttggtctacataacatgtaatggtgcttctttggtcaaaatgttgcatagatcagTGGAACCCAACCACCTccttgtcatctttgttgtagcgtgcaaagacgggcgtgtaagaagtgtcaaaagatggagctaactgttttaatagcggtccgaccggaactcttaacaactaaagttccttgggtaaataatgttaactcactatACCGGTTTTATCGCTTTCATGGCGAATTTACTGACAGatctaagtaagaactttacactttttttatattcgaaatggcaacagcggcagatgaatgtcacataacaagaaggagCTTATCAAGTACGGAGTCGtcgcggactacaaaggcggacacgtgcaatttttcaggatttatgcagagcccaaatacagatcagcaggtattagaaggtaagaaaagttgcttttgcataatattgcaaaacaaaacaccagataatatgtattaccttatacacacagcataataatactcgacaatccatcaagcagtgcggcttcatagtttaccaaagtcgtactaaaacattttgatagatttttgagcgctgtgtgtaatgttctatattttcagcggaacgtataaaatgttggtgttgtttactttagacccatcatagtgcagtctaaacgtactgtatctcttatgtttgactaccatctactggtcacatttattacaccatgtaacaaAGAAAATAGCCTCAAAGTGGGTAATCTCAACCGAAATTATTACTTACATCAGGCGCACCggttacaaggcgcactgtcgggttttgagggggaaaaagattttaagtgcgcctcatagtccggaaaatacggtagttgaaaaTTCAGAGGAAAAAGATGGTacactttgtctcagtgtatctacaaaaccATTAAAGTGTAAGTCACAGCCTCTCAGGGATTGaacaaagtaaataataaataaatagaactCTTCTAGGTATTAAATACCTCATTTGTCGTTTCCACGTATTAATCGTGTGTTCACTCAACAAAACACACAAACGGATGTAGAAACTAGAGGGTTGAATTATACTCTGCGTCCACTTTTTTCTTTTATGACCAAGACATTTTGGGAAAATGAGAATGCTGAAGCACAAAGGGTCGAAGCAGAAGACGTAAAACAGCAGATTTGAACATTTCATCTGGGTCGAGGGGCTGTGTACCTCCGAAAAACGATCACTTGCCTagcagaattgctattgtgacatctagtggacatattCAGAACAACAGTTTCTTTCATGTAAACATTGCAGCTCTATTTATACTTGGCCAACTCAACCCGCtggtcgtacgtttgacacccccacACAAGCTTTTTACTTGCGGTTGTCTTTTGTCAGCTGCATAACTGACTTTCATTTTCAACTCAGGTCTGGTACCCCTTCTCGGCATCGACGTATGGGAGCACGCCTACTACCTTCAGTACAAAAACGTCCGGCCAGACTACGTTAAGGCCATCTGGAATGTCATCAACTGGGAGAATGTGAGCGAGCGTCTCCAGACTGCCAAGAAATAGACTCAGCCGATCCATAACACTGGCCTTCACCCCAAAGTAATAATTTGTAAAGTTTTGCATTAACACCCTGAAGTGTTTATTTTCAAGTAGCACGCGGTCAAAACGCACACATACTGGCTGCTGTACCTGCTATGATGTAATCAGGGACATGTCGCAGTTGATGTAATCCATGTTTTCCGATGTCTGATAATAAAATTATATGACTTGAATTGGAACTAGTTATGCTTTTTTAACCTGACAGGAAGTTCTACTTTTCATCTACTGCAGGGGTCTTCAACATTGTCCATGTCAAGGACCCCTAAACAGATGGGGCAGGGAGCCCCTACTTATATCtagtaaaaaaaagttatttatatTAAACTGCTCATAAAGataccttgttattgtgcaatactaagaCATTCGAATAGCACCAGTGCCACTAATTGCTGGCGTGACTTAGTCATATCTGCAGCTTCAGCTCGACCCTTCTCTAGGACAGACGTACAATCACAGGAAATAGAAACTAGAATAAGAGCGCTGCACAGAACCCAGTAAGAACAAAATCAAAATAGTCATGAAGTTAATGACGTCTCGTCAGCTAATTGCTATCTGTCAACTAGAGTGCTAACTgctagctatcttaaatgctaacaggAATACATTAGTATAGTTGTTTTAAAACTATAAATAAGTAGGGTGTCATGGCCCCTGCCATTTATAAACAATACTACAGAGTGTTGAATCAATGGTACTTCATATTAGTGTATTTTAAAACATTGGTGGAAAAATAATGTATATGAGCATATTCTTAATGACCTAAACAACCACTTTgcaaggtttgaggcacttaacaccactCCAGCGAGGAAATCCATCCCTCGCCTTGATAAGCAGCCGCTCAACCTGGACACAGCAGATGTCTGGAAAACCCTGAGGAGAGTGAACCCCCGGAACGCGGCAGGACCTGATGACATTCTGGGCAAGGTGcttaagggatgtgcagaccagctggctggggttctcacagacatcttcaacacctcactgacccaggctgtggtaccatcatgTTTTAAGACGGCCACAATCATTCCAGTGCCTAAAAAACCCACAATCTCTTCCCTCAATGATTATCACCCCGTGGCACTCACCCTCATAATGAAGTGCATtgagaggctggtaaaggaatacattgtctccagacttccccccacattcgacccataccagtttgcttactgccctaaccgctccacagaggacgTAATTTACcctgcactccacctgagcttagaacatctggaaggaaaggacacacgtgcggatgttgtttctggacttcagcttggcgttcaacaccatcatcccgcagcactttgtgagcaaactggccccccttggattcagtaccccctatgcaactggctgcttgacttcctcacagacagacccaaGTCTGAGAGTGGGggacaacacctccagtgccatctccctgagcaccggctccccacAAGGCAGcatcctgagtccgctgctgttcaccttaatgacccatgactgctgcgccaggtcctatactaaccacattgtgaagtatgcgaaCAACACAACAGTAGTGGTCCTCAGCcgtgacaacaacgacatggactacaggaaggaggtgaaacatctagttgactggtgcagaaccaacaacttGGTACTGAACTTCGACAAGACCAAGGCGATCAtcttcagg comes from Nerophis ophidion isolate RoL-2023_Sa linkage group LG24, RoL_Noph_v1.0, whole genome shotgun sequence and encodes:
- the sod2 gene encoding superoxide dismutase [Mn], mitochondrial, which encodes MNMLCRVGQIRRGAAGFSQAIQQVAASRQKHSLPDLTYDYGALEPYINAEIMQLHHSKHHATYVNNLNVTEEKYQEALAKGDVTTQVSLQPALKFNGGGHINHTIFWTNLSPNGGGEPQGELMEAIKRDFGSFQNMKERMSAATVAVQGSGWGWLGFDKQSGRLGIAACANQDPLQGTTGLVPLLGIDVWEHAYYLQYKNVRPDYVKAIWNVINWENVSERLQTAKK